In the Arachis ipaensis cultivar K30076 chromosome B10, Araip1.1, whole genome shotgun sequence genome, one interval contains:
- the LOC110268362 gene encoding ABC transporter B family member 21-like, translating to MTLTCANNCAGDAESEMGKKGGLFRYADGVDKLLLLFGTMGCIGDGLQTPITMFVFGSLIDDYARGSGDSVPKHIIDKYALKLLYISIGVAVCAFVGP from the exons ATGACATTAACATGCGCTAACAATTGTGCTGGTGATGCTGAGAGCGAAATGGGAAAGAAAGGTGGATTGTTTCGTTATGCGGATGGAGTTGACAAATTGCTATTGTTGTTTGGAACTATGGGTTGCATAGGGGATGGGCTACAAACACCTATCACAATGTTTGTTTTTGGGAGTTTGATTGACGATTATGCACGTGGTTCTGGAGATTCTGTTCCTAAGCATATCATAGACAAG TACGCTCTCAAGTTGCTGTATATTTCCATCGGGGTTGCTGTATGTGCTTTTGTTG GGCCATAA